In Amphiprion ocellaris isolate individual 3 ecotype Okinawa chromosome 2, ASM2253959v1, whole genome shotgun sequence, the genomic stretch TGTTTAAGTATCACTATGTCATACTGGCAATGCATTGCTACAGATTGATGCtagaaatatacaaataaactgtGTTACTTGGCCAGGCTCCAATTCTTTCTCCTAGATTCTGGACGCTTTTCATCAGGTCCTGAAAGCCAGAGAAGCTTCGGTTTCCACTGTAGGACAGAACAGTCTGGGCGTCCACAAAGAGTCGAGATAGtctggaggagaaggaaaaacaagaggaaTCCTTACTGGGACAAACAGATGCAGTTCAATTCTATGAATCTGCTGTGTTTTATCAGACTTTTCACTCAAAAACCACTGACTGTGTTCTAATTTAACACGGGTCAGTTCAAGAAATgtgattttggttcttttttgaatttcaatcatttctgttttgacaCACATatcctatatgtaatcaaaaagaaaaaatacattagttCTCAGAGCCTCATCATCGTGCAATAATAACGTAAATAACATCAGTAAATGAGcattaaagaaggaaaatagGAAAAAAGCTCACAGTACAAACAAAACTCCAGAAAGATTCTGCACCTGGCCAAGAAATAGTTCAGTGTACGACCAcccacaaaaccacaacaaaaagtttttaaatttcagGGTTTGTGCAGATTAAACTAATAAGATGCAGGATAATGTGTTAATTGCTGAACTGTATAGTTGCTGGTAGACAGAGCCAGGCTAACTGTTTCCACTGTTTTCAGTCTCTAGTGCTAGGCTGAGTTGCTagttgtagcttcatatttaacgTACACACTTAACAGTGGTATTGACCTTCTGATTTCATTCTTGGCAAGATGGTATTTTCCAACAactcaaactattcctttaagttATGCTCATGTAAAGCCATGCAAAGTACACAGATAAGGTCACTCCACTtagcaacaaacaacaaaattcaaCAACAACACGACTAATTaggaacatttttatttctaaaatatacTCTTTCAAACAGTTGGTCTGTTTATCAATATGAATACTGTATCCTATGAGCAATAATCTTTCCACAACTCCACCACTCTAGACAGTCAGCCCTGGTTTTACTTCCAGTCTACCTACATGGAGTTGTCAAAGTTGCCAGCTTGGCCTGGTGTCTCCCCTGGTGTAGGGCTGTGGAAGCAGGGGTTGTTGATGTTGCAGATAATGCCCTGAATCCAAGGCAAGGTGCCGGCTGAAGGCAAGGCTTTGTTTGGAAAGTGACCTACAAGCaaaggaaagagaaacaaacacgAACAGTTTAGCACCAGGAGATTAGCCtgagatacaaaacaatgaaaacactgtGTGTGACCCCAGATATAGTTGACCAGCACCTGATTGAACAATAACTGTAGCATAATTCAAGCTGCCATTATATGAACAactactgtatttttttgtttcaatcCTAAATCTGATGTTAGCTGATTTTACATGCAAGACCGatctaaataagacaaaaacaagagagatGAAGAATGCTCCTGTCTTTATGTACAAAAGTCTTGAAAACATGCACAATAAATCCTTATAAAGTATAAAgtataaagtatttttttggaataaaacAAATCTTCAAAACCATACATGTATAGTGAATACAAGTCCCTCTAGTAATTTAACATTCAGTGAATAAATTTTCCCAGTGTGTTACTGTCCCAGTTTTATCAAGCACAGAAAATGTAACGCACCGACTAACTGGCTTACagtatgttgtgttttcttacgTTAACATGTAATGTTATATCATCTGACGCTAATGCAGGACCTCTGGATGAAGGTCAAGAAGGTTAGCAAATGTCCGTGCGTGACACAAGAATCACTGTCAGTGAGTTAATCCTCTTTAGCGGGTTGGCAAAAGGCCATTTTTCAGACCTGTAAGTGTGTGCGAAAAGACACACATTGCATAATGTCACTCACACTGGCTCTGTTTGTAAGGACGGTGTGAATGACGAACAGAGATGAGGATGACGAAGAGGAAGAGCGGCCAGAGGAGTTCAATGACCAGCTGGATCTGCACAAGAGGAGAAGTTGGAAGCTGTCACTGGTGCATTAAATGATCAGCGATCTTAACTGCCTAGTGAGCAGGACtacaaatgaaacatgtttttacaaaaaactTCACATGGTGTAGTTATTATAGCAATGTAATATGTCATGCGATGCAGTTGTAAACCAATAATAAGTTGTTTCACATGGTATAAGTTTTCTTACAGAATCAACTAagtattctttttctttctggaaaGCGAAAATGTGGTCACCTTGTTTCTTCTGCGGTATGTGATGTTCTTCCACAGCAGGAGGTAGAGCTGTCGGAAAATCCCCATCGCTGCCTGCAGCTACCTGGCCATGATGTGATCCTGAAAACACGCAAGATGTGGTGAGAAAAAAGATGAGTTCAGCAGAGCATCTTAGTTGCCAAACTGTGCGGGACACACGTGTTTCAACAGCAGGagatatttattgcattttgccATTCTCTGAGTCTTGctgttttgtcactgttttgtctgtaaaaaaaaaaaaaaaagaatcatcagTATGTGCAGCGATGAGAAACTTGATCCTGACCTTTACCCTCAGTGACAGGACTTTTGAGCTTAATTCTCACCAGAAACACCTGTcttaaaacttttcttttccaCTCCCTTTCCTTTGACAAAATGTGCCAAAGAAAGAGAAACCTCCTGTACAAGAGAGGCCCAAcaggctgtttttgtgtgtgcgttAATGAGTAAAGGTTGTCTTTTGTGCCTGCTGTGATCTGCTCACGACAGACAATCCTCTGCTTTATCCTGAAATCCTCCTGATCCAAACAGCTTACCTGTTTCACTCTGAGACATTCACTTTTGCTCTGCCAGTTCCTGCAGAATACGGTCTCTTGTACTTGTAGTAAACAATCTGAGGCTTGGGGTTTGTGCCAGGCTAGAAAGAAATGCCCAGACTAATTTCCTTTGCAAATCTACCAGAGTCTCTGCATTCATGTGTTTCCAAGTCAGGGCTCAGCAGTTGTCAGGATTCCGTTTTAGGGACCATTGAGGCTTACAAACGTTTGACATGTGAACCCTCCTTAAAGTATGTCTACTTCCTCTCTCAGAGCCTCGCCTAAAGCAGGAAAACATTAGCTGGTTGTTATTTCAGTGTGATATATTTGTCAGGTAACGTAGCATGCTAATGTAAAGATTCACCGCCTGAAACCATACAAGCTGCGCACTTTAAATAAGGTACAACTTTGTATTGTttgaacaaaatgaaagcatttcGGCATTTAATTTAGAAAGCAACTTGTTGAAACAaatgtacagtaaataaaataatttaggTACTCTAATGAGCAGTTTCCTTCGCAACACGGCTCTGCTTACGAAAATAATTTGCTGTGTTAACAGTCAAGTAGGaagcaaaacagtaaaaaccgGATTCTGGTGTAACGTTAGCATCCTTTCCTTAGCATCTTACACAGTGATGCTGTTATCGGGTACAAGGACTCATTACGTAAACAATAAGTAACCGTATCAAGTTACTAACTCTAAAACTATTGTTAATGATTACCTTTCTGTGATAAAAGTGCTTTTAAAACTCCTCTTCAGACGCAGCAGCCGGTAGCTTGACATTGACTCTCCAATGTTTGTAACGGCAGGTGTTAGCTGAGAAAGTCCCGCCCACATGGCACACTGATTGGTCACGGTGCATAGTACGGGGCGGAGTCATATAAGCCGGTTAAcaatctgattggctgtcaTCAATGTTTTCGTAACGGAGGAAGTTTTCATTGGCCAGGCGTTGACAGCGAACTGACACGCTCACAGTGCCTTAGATAATAACTATTTCTTATATTTCAGTAGTAATAAAAAGCAGTATTTATTAGTACAAGCAGcgcattattatatattataccTGTAACTAATTAAAACCAAGTTGCAATATTAATGACATTATCAATGCAATCATGACATTAATATTCTAAAAGCAAATTGTCAACTTAAGCATTTTTTCAGTACATATTGCATATTGTTAACTCAGTTCATCAGTGTATATGCatgtgatttgttttcaaatatttaattatatatGAAGTCAATAGtacaaaaaacccaaatacaTCTGAAATTTATACAGCAACCACTAGctctaaataaataacagcaagAAGATATCGTACAGATTTGTTTAATGAACAACCAAAACAGGAAATTCTTAAAAATATAAGCATCTCTCTATCAAATAAGGCAGTTACCTTTAATTCTGCATGATATCTGCTTCATGTTAGGCACAGTCAGTGAAGCATGTGCGAATGAACCAGAGAACTGTGGTAAATAGCCGTCTCTGAAGCGTCTGGCAGACACTCGTAGATATGTATGCATATGTGAGGGACTGGAAGTACATCACAATGAAATATGCAGACCGTTTGTCCTGATTCAATAAGGTTCCATCTTCCAACATGTTTACCTCAGGCATACAGGCAGCACACACCAGGCTGGAAGACTCATGAAGTGGAGCATACATGATGCTATTCACCACTATTATATTATAGCATCTCAGCTACTATTtgaatagttaaatatctgatAAATATAAATGGAGAACTATCATCTATCcctgtcattttaaattacgctttcatttcaaatgtattttacaCCTTAAAAATATATAACTAGTCTAGTTTGTTGTATTCAGTGGTGTGACAACAGCTTAAAATATGCTGTATGATCAATTGCATAATCTTTTCTGAGTTTGGCAAAAGCTTCTGTAGCTTTAACACTGTGcagtatttttgtctttgtgaagCAGGAGGTGCTCAAAGAAACACTGGCTGCTCTTGTCCTGTTAAGAGTCGATACGTTGAGGCTGGCATCGTCTTCAAGTGAATCTGTCCAGGGAGAGAAGTCAAATGTTAAACTCTGGCAATATGTTGGAAGGgcattttaaagtgtaaaagaAACCGAGTGAAATAAAGAATAATACGTCACAAAAAGGTATTTAACTGTGTATATACGCATTTCATCGCTTCTCACCTCTCCGACCGCATTTGTCAGGATCTGGATGATCTTGTCGTGTGGCGTTGCAACCACACTCTGCCCGTTGATTTCAATGATACGATGCCCGACACGGATTCCTCCTCTCTCCGCTATACCACCTCGCATCAAACTGCAGATCTgcaacaaaaagagagaaactttGAGATTTCATTTTCACTACAAAGGACTTGGTATGTACTGTAGATTTATTTAGTAAGATTCCCAGGTAAAATAAGTATTCCTCTTTATTAACCAAAGAGGTAACTGAGGGCACTGGGCTCTGGTTTCTAAACACATTCATAACGTTACACACATTCGTACCAGAAAGaaaaccactaaaaaaaaaaaaatcactgtcaTGTTCTACTATTGGTCACTGAGGAGTTACTGGTTCATGCAATATGAAAATTGACATACAATGCCATCTTCCACACTGAAGCCCAGCTGAAACTTGGGTTCTGGTCTCCTGATAATCGCCATGGTGACCGGAGGACAGTGGACTATGCTGAGCTTCACATACTTTTGGCTTTTCAAATCCTagattggagaaaaaaaaacacataaaacaagaagtTAGGGGGACTAGTTATAGGAACAGTTGATTCGCCTAAAAGTGTCCATAAACATATGGATAATAACAAGTGGTTAAAAACCAGCAAACAGAGGATGTACGTCACATAGGTTCACACAAGGCCAATATCCCACTTTGAACAGTATGGAAACACAGTGCCACCTAGTGCATCCTAAGGACAGCACACCGTCTGTGAAAAAGCAAGCTTACTTGGATATACAGTGATTATATTTAGCCGGAAAGCATTTTATCAGAAGAACTAGAGCATACTACTACTTTTATATAACTAGCTAttatttgttgatatttttctcCTTATTAACATGATCAGGATTATAACTTTGTTCCCCTCTTACCCGGATGATGTTCTGGCAGGTGGTGATGGGCAGACCCACCAGGCTGGTGCCGTTGACGGACATGATGCGGTCACCGATGCTGAGCTCCCCACTGCGCTCAGCCGGACCTCCATGAAGGAGGTTGGCCACCACCACCGTGGGCAGGATGGAGCCCCAGCCGGACTCCACCACTGCCAGTCCCAAGATATCTCCAGGAGCCTTGGTGATGGCGATCTGAACCACAGACATACAGAGATTTGGTAAATCAGTGATCTCGTTCCAATTATCTACACTGGAAAGGTATcattatttagtttaatttatacTTGGATTATCGTGGATGTTTCATGCAGTGGTCAGTGTGTGGGCGCATTTGCAGATTCAGAACATATAATTTCACCTTTAACCACCATTACAGCAGCCAGggcactgattttttttaaccatgtaAAAGCCTTGAAGGTGGAGGTTTTTATATACTTCTTTCTTGTGTGATCTGCAGTTAAGcaaaaaatatgtcttaatgTTTTTGAACATTCTGCACTGTTGAGTTCACGCTCTATTTAAAGGGTGATGAACTCAGACAGGCAAAATATGAACAAGAATGTACTGAACAGGCAGATGGACAAAGTGCAAGTGCAGATTATGCCACAGGAGATGatgaaaagtttatttaaacattCTGATTTTAAATTTGCAGCGAACTATAATTCCGAACTGGCTTTAATCCTGTCCCACCTCAGGACTAGATGCTGCTTCATTATGGATTTTACAAGATGGATTTTATATGAGTCTATATGGAAAAGCTGAAACATGATTTTGAGGTAATTAGGTTAATATTCTAAGAttaataaagtgctttttttcttgcattcaGTAGCTACACCTGCCACCACTGTCTCACAGGTTCAGCTCTATGTGAATGACAAACCATCGCCACGACTAAGGAAAGATTGCAGGATGTTTTGTGTGAAAACATGTAGACAGGATCACTCTGCTTACATCTCGGAGGTTCTGGGAGTCAGAGAAGTGGGCCAGATCTCCGTTGTAGAGCTCCTGACTTTCCAGGTAGTCACTGTACTCGCCCGGCCTCAGATCACTGGCCTTGATGCCGCTGGCCTGGAGGAACTGCTGGTAAGCCACTCCGAACGCCTGCCCGATAGCCTGGGCTATAACCTGagcctgaaacaaaacaaaccaaagggattcatttgcagtaaactAAACAGTAAAGTCAAGACAAATCAAGTCAAAAATGGTTCTTCACTGTCCTATTAGagttgtattttgcttttttcatcaattttttttttcacttgttcatGCCCATTGTAAAACTAATTTCATCTAATTTTCATAAACTTTTTCTAAGCAAAAGTTTTAATATTACATGAAAGAGTTCAGCTGGAAACACGGTCAGCAGAAGCAGAGGCCTCATGGCCTTCAGTATCCCACAGCTAATTAGTTACTAAAAGAAACTCTTCTTCCTCCTATTCACTGCTGCCAACTTTGGAAAACTGGGACGACAGCCAGACCACTTTTATATTCAGGAGAACTCGCTCACTGTCTGGGGGAAGGAAATCAGGCCAAAGTGAGGCTGAAACTGTTGTCCCGCAGAAAACGGCACATCTGATGTGAAATGCAACATTGTGTGCTGCGAAAGACGCCCTGATATTCCCTTGAATCCTCAGCCTGTGTACAGTATATTgcatgaacatgacaaaaacagcaggaaatcaAATCACAGGAGTCGCTGAAGTCCAGAATATCATTCTTATAACTTTCCTCCACTATAAGAACATAAAAAACCAGAAATGGACTAACTCACATCCTCAGAGGAGAAGACATGGCAGATCATtaagcacttcttctgaggccCCGAGGATGATGAGGCTGGATCACCTTCTTGCCCTTTGCGCTTCCTTCGAGCCATCAGGACCACGATGTCGCCAATGTCAGCTATGTAAGAGATCATCTGCAGAGCGTGATCCATCATGGCTTCCTGAGTGGAAACAGGACATGAGGGGGTTAAAAATActagaaacagagagaagacaGGAAGCTTTAGTTGACAACCTGCTGAGACTTGAAACTTACTGGAGACTGAAAAGTAATCAAGAGAACACAATGAGCAATGACacacctgtttttatttttgtcagtaaGCTGCCCGGCACTGAACTTTCAAGCAGAGACCATTTAAACCCTTGCCTTAGAGAGATTCATGTTGAAGAATTCATTAATTTAAAcctgattattattatcatcctCTTGCATATTTCAAGCTGTTACATTACATATGATGGAACCTTGCACATTTTCAGGTGattcatttgcacattcctgcacaccGAAAGTACTTCTATTATCTTTTGGGGTTTATAAACCTTTGATTACATTTACTGCTAATCTGACCTGTACTTCTGCTTCTTATTTGTCTTATAATACTTACTGCTGACTGGCAACAGTGTTTTCAGTGACTATGTTGCTGTTACCTCTTATGTACTAAGAGACCAAGTCAAATTCTTTGTATATGAAAACCTATTTGGAAATAAAATCTGATAAACATGTTCTCCCCATGTTTAACAAAATCAAGCTAGCCAATGTCCTGAAACAGAGCAGGAAGGTTTGTGCAATTTCCAGTTCATCAAGATTATTCTTCTTGCCGAGAGGCTTCCCAGCATAAAAAAGATGGTTTTCAGTAAATTAACATATTGGTTCAAACTTATGGCCAACACCCAGAGCAAACTGGAACCCTGacattaaagatttaattcATAACTTAGACCAAAACACTCTTCAACGCTGGACTCACAAgcaatgttgtaaaaaaaacaataattcatGCACAGACATCAAGatcataaaaaaagatttaacaaaCTTTCATGTGATGAAAGTGTTGCTGTAAAGAAGCCGACAACTgaatctaaaatatgttttctaatGCAACAAAAGAGAGAATTTTGAATCTCATTAAGTAGCTGAAACCCAAGGACCCCGATGTTAGAgagaatgtaaaaattaaaattatgctgctcaaacattaaatatattatttacaaACAAgaatgttaaaaaagaaaagtgtgtttatCTTTATGTCCTTGTTTCAGTGGGGAGCAATCGGCCATGCAAAGAGACGAGATGACAGCAGCTGACCCACTTTGAATCTCCTGACAATTCAATCACATAGTGGAAGAAAATAGACTCTACTATTACTGCAACATTGCTGCAGAGGCCTCGTATTAAATCACCACCCAGTTCTATATTAAGGATTTACTGCTGAGAGAGCTCAACTTGAAGGTGAACCTTTAGAAGTGTACATGCATCCTTGTAATATAAAAGGTTTTTCTAAATAATCGAATAAGGTTTTACACATTTACCTGATGTTAATGCTTACAGAGCAGGGAGTGTAACTTAATCAGGAATAATAACTATTCGAAACACTCAGTATgctagtttctttttcttaactCTTCTAATCAAACAGTAACAGTGCTGCTTGATATTGGAAAAAGTTACACTGcaacattttgcttttctgtggAACATATtacaatgtgaaaaaatatagcAATTTTCACCAGAGGacatatttatctgtatttggAAAGACCTATTAATCTAGAACGATTATGGTGACTTTGTAGGGGAATGTATCTgtatgaaaaaaagagattttttaaaagctataaGAAGTGTTTTGGAACTTTTCTAATACAGTGCAACACTGCCAGATGCATCAAAAAGAGTGTTTTGCTTTAGATGTCATTTCCATCTGGCCTTGTACTGATCATACAAGGTTCTgaggtgctgatttaaatagtcATTCAAATTTGTTGCCTTGTGCCTTGTCTATTTCCATACAACTGAAGCTGCGTTTCTCCTAAAAGCCAACTCTtgggtgcccagatagctcagctcagctcaacTCAGGTTTGAATCCGATCCATGACCATTTAccattcccccactcttctccccacgtttcctgtcaCTGTCTCTCTCCAGtgtcctatataataaaagcaaaaaggccaaaaaaataacttagaaAGTTATTTCTCTCTTGTTCCTCCCTCACTTTGCTATGCACACatggagcctgcatgtcaacaaactctgtgtcttgtaaataaagtaagaaataaataaaaacctttgTGTATCCTGcagcttttcatttctttcgTATTAAGAAGTAAAATTGAAGTTGCCTGACTTCACACTGCATTGCACGTGATTATTGCATATATTTGCACATGGTGACGTTGATGCTGACAGgatataaacacagcagctctaCTTTACAACACACTTAACTCACAGACACTATTAAAAATCTTATGTATTTTCAGATCAAGTTGTCCTAACACTTGAAGatctgaaacataaaaccaTATACATCTGGATTCAAACTTCATCCAGCATCCAGGAGTAAACTGAGATCCCACTGATCATCAGTTCTTGCTCGGTAAAAAGACAGGAACACTTCTTTATATGGGAACAAAATGGTAACAATTACTAACATATGACACTGATTTATTTTGAGCGACAGCGATTCTTTAAGTGTCACAAGAAAAGGCTAATGCAATTATAAAAGTGAGCAACAGGcaacagaaaaaactaaatttaagtgGTGAGCTGACAGTACCTGTGTGTCAGCAGTGAGCACTTTGATTCGCTGAGTGGAGATGAAAAGATCCACTTCTGTCATTGGCTGAGATTCTCCTTCTGGAGcctaaaagagacaaaacactaaGTCCAATGCAGTCCTTTAACAACAGTgctctttgttattttttgcagtaCTGAGATACAAAtgtgtgttgtgctgtttcaaAGCATTAGTCAGGGTAATCCAACAGCTTTGGTACATCTCTCTTTTTAAATTCACCTTTATTCGGTCCACAGCCTCCTGAGCCTGGGCCATGCGAGCGTTAGTCGATGGGTTCTTCTCTGATTTGATCTGAGTGGAGCCCAAATATTTGGCACCAAATATGACTCCATCCAACAAGTCTTCAGGGTCACAAGGACCAGGCactaaaaagcaacacaaaacagcgTATAAATATTCTTTCAGATGTCAGTGAGATATTTGACAGATCATTCTtcagtgaaaaaagaaagagagtgaAGTTACTCACCATTTTTATATGAAGGTTGTTCATCAGCACTCTGCAATGACAGCATAAGgatagaaaatgaatgaatttaatTCCAGGATCAAACGCATGCTATGAAAAGACTAATGAGCTAAATAACTGGATAGAAGATGCACAGAAAGTTAACTTTAGCTAAGTATAGctagtttaaaaacaaacacaaaggaacctgtttttatttgttggttGAACGTTTACAAACACAAAACGTAAGCTATGCCACTTTTCTTAGGAAGCAGTGTTATTAGATAATAAATCTGACAATCTGGTAACTAGtgctaggtttttttttttttttacttctgatGTCACGTTGATACAATAATTAACtgatgaaacaataaaaagcacACATTGGATTCATTAACTTCTCATTAGAAATATTATTGGTTGTAACTCCAACATTCCACGACGTATACAtgaaattcattttgttttaattcaatcttaacttttgtttttgcactgaCACAGATCTTTTGCTACAAATTTAAATCATACAACTGtttaaatagattaaaaattaCGAGTTACATCAGGAACAAGGTCTGCTGTAGCAAACaagattaattaatttttatacCAACCAAAAGTCCTGCAAAAAATGGTTATTTTCATTGACAATTAAtccattaattgattattttcttgattacaGGTTTATTTGTTTGCTCTATAATATGccagaaatgtttgaaaaattcggAAAAGTGGTTGTCAAAGTCTCAGACCCtcaaacatttaatttactgtcatagagcagtaaattaaacagaagatattcaattttaaaaagctggaattagagaattttgactttttttagctttaaaaaaagaaacatcgcTTAAACCAATACAATCGTAATTGTTGGCATTGATTAATCGCTGCAGCTCTACTAACTAATTTGTGTTTTAGCTGACCGACCTGCTcgctctctgcagcagcttctctctCTGGAGGATCCTCCCCCAGCTTCATCCACACCGGCTCAGGATACTCATCATCAGGCAGGGAGGTGAGGGAGTCCTCCCTGTGTCGCTGCCGTTCATGGTGCCCATAATGACCCCAGAACCTCTGAGTGTCCTCCTGGCTGTAGGAGACCGACACCACAGCGTCCACCTCCCCTCTGTGGGGGAGGCAGGTGGGTCCAGGTGTAGTGCCCATCTCAGTGCACTGCAGCAGCCCCAGCAGGTCTCTCTGGTGGCTTTCAGAGAACAGAAGCCCTGTGGTTTCTGTGCCGTCGCCTGTTAACAGGGAAGGAGCACATGCCTCCAGCTCTGACAGGTTGGAATAGTGACCATGAGGAGGAGTCTGGTGACTGAGATGAGGCTCTTCACCCATTAGCTGGAGCTGGCTGAGCAGGGTGTGGATGCGACTGTGGTCTTCATCATTTGATCTTCTGTTAGCAACCTCAACTTCCTCACTGATGTTTGTCTCAGTCTCTCTGAATgtcacctcctcctgctcttcctcttcACCCTCTAAGCCATCAGCCCTCAGCTCTACCTCAACTGcttcatcctcttcttccagttccACCTCAGCATCTTGCACTGGCTCAGCAATATCCGCCACAAGCTGCCGGTGCTTCACGTCGAGTGGAATCAAAATATCTCTCACGTCCAAAGGTGACAAAACTGACTCGCCCAGACTTGTCTTGTCCAGGCTGTCAGCCGAGGGAGGCAGGCTGGGGTCGTCCAGATCATCTGCTGAACCTGCTTCACTGGAGGAGTCCGACCTCCAGTCTAACGGAGGAGGCTCAATCGGGTTGTAGGTATCCACATCCTCTGCCTCTGAACCTGGAGGAGCTGATACTGTCAGACTGCTGACCTCAACCTCAGAGGCTGCATTAGCAGGGACTGAGTCAGACAGTGTGGATGCTGTGGGTGCAGAGGCTGACTGATCAACAGGGCAGCAGTCTGAGTCCATCTTGTGAGAAAGTCTGTCAGAGGAAAACTGACATAACTGAGTCCTTGCTGAGGTCACGATGCAGCAGAATTATCCGGAGTTTTGTTCACAGGATTTCCGAGGACCTGAATGGCACTGtaattaaatatatcaaaaaacacattattactattattgatCCCAGCAGAGCAAACGACAACACCACATGTGGCTGCATCAGTCAAACCAAGCATTATCTGACGTACAATCTTTCACCCTTTGGTCCTGATGACGTCCCCATGATCATCAAGATAGAAAAAGCAGCCTAAAGCTCAAAGTACATGAACAACATGCACAGTGTTATATGTGCAAACATCAAACAGACTTATTATAtacaccatgcttcacatactCTTAATCAATAAACAATCTGCTTTAAAACATGGACAGCATAGTGGCATAGTAATCCTGCTCAAACGCTATTAAGATAAACACACCATACTTCATttcaaaaatgctaaatttgagAATACTCTCCTTATTCTTAAATAGTATTGCCATCAACAAGGCTGAACACACGTTAGTCTTTACATTTAGGTCTTTTAATAAATTCGGCAAAGAAA encodes the following:
- the si:ch73-40i7.5 gene encoding amyloid-beta A4 precursor protein-binding family A member 3; amino-acid sequence: MDSDCCPVDQSASAPTASTLSDSVPANAASEVEVSSLTVSAPPGSEAEDVDTYNPIEPPPLDWRSDSSSEAGSADDLDDPSLPPSADSLDKTSLGESVLSPLDVRDILIPLDVKHRQLVADIAEPVQDAEVELEEEDEAVEVELRADGLEGEEEEQEEVTFRETETNISEEVEVANRRSNDEDHSRIHTLLSQLQLMGEEPHLSHQTPPHGHYSNLSELEACAPSLLTGDGTETTGLLFSESHQRDLLGLLQCTEMGTTPGPTCLPHRGEVDAVVSVSYSQEDTQRFWGHYGHHERQRHREDSLTSLPDDEYPEPVWMKLGEDPPEREAAAESEQSADEQPSYKNVPGPCDPEDLLDGVIFGAKYLGSTQIKSEKNPSTNARMAQAQEAVDRIKAPEGESQPMTEVDLFISTQRIKVLTADTQEAMMDHALQMISYIADIGDIVVLMARRKRKGQEGDPASSSSGPQKKCLMICHVFSSEDAQVIAQAIGQAFGVAYQQFLQASGIKASDLRPGEYSDYLESQELYNGDLAHFSDSQNLRDIAITKAPGDILGLAVVESGWGSILPTVVVANLLHGGPAERSGELSIGDRIMSVNGTSLVGLPITTCQNIIRDLKSQKYVKLSIVHCPPVTMAIIRRPEPKFQLGFSVEDGIICSLMRGGIAERGGIRVGHRIIEINGQSVVATPHDKIIQILTNAVGEIHLKTMPASTYRLLTGQEQPVFL